A genomic segment from Leopardus geoffroyi isolate Oge1 chromosome A2, O.geoffroyi_Oge1_pat1.0, whole genome shotgun sequence encodes:
- the IL17RE gene encoding interleukin-17 receptor E isoform X3 has protein sequence MGSPRLAALLLPLLLLIGLSASSGIGCPYLLHWSTHCLLASHMEDALTGGSAHIPCHTQLALPVSLKSWCAQFWLPACYLHLHLMSNPSDLQGGWIHFLVQKYKKSYKFRFCRRHKMPASAQANAVLCLQRKLLNSCCLSEKGHHIAVPFPDISHKGSRSKRTQPSYAKAMEGLPRPSSQRHGGPEFSFELLPEARAIRVTIPPGPEVSVRLCHQWALECEELSSPFEAQKIVSGGHAVDLPYEFFLPCLCIEASYLQEDTVRCKKCPFQTWPEAYGSDFWKSVHFTDYSQHSQMVMALTLRCPLKLEASLCQRQGWHTLCEDLPNATAQESQGWYVLEGVDLHPQLCFKFSFGNSSHVECPRGTAPSWNVSMDTQAQQLVLHFSSRMHATFSAAWSHPGLGQDSLVPPVYSISQTQGSSPVTLDLIIPFLKPGSCVLVWRSDVQFSWKHLLCPDVSHRHLGLLILALLALTTLSGIVLVLTRRRPLSGPSHARPVLLLHAAESEAQLRLVGALAELLRAALGGGCDVIVDLWEATRVARVGPLPWLWAARARVAQEQGTVLLLWSSADPSLAGGPDSGAAPLRALLRAAPRPLLLLAYFSRLCAKGDIPPPLRALPRYRLLRDLPRLLQALDALPSTEAASWGRLGARPCLQGRLELCRRLEREAAKFCQLRLSRDRRRGTGWNP, from the exons ATGGGGAGCCCCAGACTGGCAGCCCTGCTCCTGCCTCTCCTGCTGCTCAttggcctctctgcctcctctgggaTTGGCTGCCCCTATCTTCTGCACTGGAGCACCCACTGTCTGCTGGCCTCCCACATG GAAGACGCACTCACTG GAGGGTCTGCTCATATTCCTTGCCATACCCAGTTGGCCCTTCCTGTGTCTCTAAAGTCCTGGTGTGCTCAGTTCTGGCTCCCCGCCTGCTATTTGCACCTGCATCTGATGTCAAATCCTTCAG ACCTCCAGGGGGGCTGGATCCACTTCCTGGTGCAGAAATACAAAAAGTCATACAAGTTCCGGTTCTGTAGGAGACACAAGATGCCAGCATCTGCTCAG GCCAACGCTGTTCTCTGCCTACAGAGGAAGCTGCTGAATAGCTGTTGCCTGTCTGAGAAGGGTCATCACATTGCTGTCCCCTTCCCAGACATCTCTCACAAGGGATCACGCTCTAAAAGGACCCAACCTTCATATGCAAAGGCAATGGAAGGTCTCCCCAGACCCAGCTCACAAAGGCATGGAG ggcCCGAGTTCTCCTTTGAATTGTTGCCTGAGGCACGGGCTATTCGAGTGACCATTCCCCCGGGACCCGAGGTCAGCGTGCGTCTTTGTCACCAGTGGGCACTAGAATGCGAGGAGCTGAGCAGTCCCTTCGAGGCCCAG AAAATTGTGTCTGGGGGCCATGCTGTAGACCTGCCTTATGAATTCTTTCTGCCGTGTCTGTGCATAGAG GCATCCTACCTGCAAGAGGACACTGTGAGGTGCAAAAAATGCCCCTTCCAGACCTGGCCTGAAGCCT ATGGCTCGGACTTCTGGAAGTCAGTGCACTTTACTGACTACAGCCAGCACAGTCAGATGGTCATGGCTCTAACACTCCGCTGCCCACTGAAGCTGGAGGCCTCCCTctgccagaggcagggctggcaCACCCTCTGTGAAGACCTCCCCAATGCCACGGCTCAAGAGTCACAGGGG TGGTATGTTTTGGAGGGAGTAGACTTGCACCCCCAGCTCTGCTTCAAG TTCTCTTTTGGAAATAGCAGCCACGTTGAATGCCCCCGCGGGACTG CCCCATCCTGGAATGTGAGCATGGATACCCAGGCCCAGCAGCTGGTCCTTCACTTCTCCTCGAGGATGCACGCCACCTTCAGTGCTGCCTGGAGCCATCCAGGCTTGGGGCAGGACAGCTTGGTGCCCCCTGTGTATAGCATTAGCCAG ACTCAGGGGTCAAGCCCAGTGACGCTAGACCTTATCATTCCCTTCCTGAAGCCAGGGAGCTGTGTCCTG GTGTGGAGGTCAGATGTTCAATTTTCCTGGAAGCACCTTTTGTGTCCGGATG TCTCTCATAGACACCTGGGGCTCTTGATCCTGGCACTGCTGGCACTCACCACCCTCTCGGGCATTGTTCTGGTCCTCACTCGCCGGCGCCCACTGTCAG GCCCGAGCCACGCGCGGCCGGTGTTGCTGCTGCACGCGGCGGAGTCAGAGGCGCAGCTGCGCCTGGTGGGAGCACTGGCTGAACTGCTTCGGGCAGCGCTGGGCGGCGGGTGCGACGTGATCGTGGACCTGTGGGAGGCTACGCGCGTAGCGCGCGTGGGCCCGCTGCCGTGGCTATGGGCGGCGCGGGCGCGCGTGGCGCAGGAGCAAGGCACCGTGCTGCTGCTGTGGAGCAGTGCCGACCCCAGTCTGGCCGGTGGTCCGGATTCCGGCGCAGCGCCCCTGCGCGCCCTGCTCCGCGCGGCCCCACGCCCGCTGCTGCTGCTCGCTTACTTCAGTCGCCTCTGCGCCAAGGGCGACATTCCCCCGCCACTGCGCGCCCTGCCACGCTACCGCCTGCTGCGCGACCTGCCGCGGCTGCTGCAGGCGCTAGATGCGCTACCTTCCACCGAAGCCGCCAGCTGGGGCCGCCTCGGGGCTCGTCCGTGCCTGCAGGGTCGCCTGGAGCTGTGCCGACGGCTGGAACGGGAGGCCGCCAAATTTTGCCAACTGAGGCTGAGCAGAGACAGGCGTAGGGGTACTGGCTGGAACCCCTGA